One stretch of Armigeres subalbatus isolate Guangzhou_Male chromosome 2, GZ_Asu_2, whole genome shotgun sequence DNA includes these proteins:
- the LOC134216826 gene encoding vitelline membrane protein 15a-3-like, which produces MNKIIILALFAVAATNAMPNYPKPAYHAPAPAPAHHAPAPAYHAPAPAHHAPAPAYHAPAPAHHAPAPHYGHGHAAPAPVVHTYAVHAPHAKCGANLLVGCAPSVAHVPCSPAHGHGGYGHGHGGHGGHGYGHAAPAPAHHYRAPESDAFDQFEE; this is translated from the coding sequence ATGAACAAGATCATCATCCTGGCACTTTTCGCTGTGGCCGCGACCAACGCCATGCCCAACTACCCGAAACCAGCATACCACGCACCAGCACCGGCCCCAGCTCACCATGCTCCAGCTCCAGCCTACCACGCTCCAGCTCCGGCTCATCATGCTCCAGCTCCGGCCTACCACGCACCAGCTCCAGCCCACCATGCCCCAGCACCACACTACGGACACGGACACGCTGCCCCCGCTCCAGTAGTTCACACCTACGCTGTGCACGCCCCACACGCCAAGTGCGGTGCCAACCTGCTGGTCGGATGCGCTCCCAGCGTTGCCCACGTTCCATGCTCTCCAGCGCACGGCCATGGTGGATACGGACACGGACACGGAGGACACGGTGGACACGGATACGGACACGCAGCCCCAGCCCCAGCTCACCACTACCGCGCACCGGAATCCGATGCCTTCGATCAGTTCGAGGAATAG